The stretch of DNA GCGTAACGTGCACGGTGCCCAGGTCCTCATCTACCTTCACCTCCGCAAATACCGCATTATGCGAGTGCATAGAGTAAGGCATCTGCTTGAGGTAGTTGGGCATGGCAGAGGTGTTAGCCTCTAGCTGCTCCTTACCGCTAGCCTGCAGCACATCTTTAATAACTACAGATTGGTTCGGGTCGTGGCGTAGGCGAATCTGGCCATTCACAAATTCTACATCTTCAAACTTGGCTTTCTTCAGGGGGGAACCCTTCATTTTTTGCGCCAGCTTGAACAACTTCTCCCCAATGGCCTCGCACACACTTTTCACGGCGGTACCTACTGAGGCCGCCGTCCAGGAGCCACCCTGCACGGGAGCTTCGGGCATGTCGGTGTCGCCGAGCTTAAAGGTAACGGCCTCTATGGGCAGGCCTAGGTACTCAGCGGCAATCTGAGTCATGATGGTGTAGGTACCGGTGCCGTTCTCGCCGGCAGCACTCGTTACTTTCAGGTGACCATCGGCGGTGAGTACGGCTTTGGCAGCTGCCTTTTGCTGACTAGCATCCCACACGCCGCCGGCCATTCCCCAGCCTACCAGCATATTGCCTTCGCGCATGGAGCGGGGCCGCGGGTTGCGCCGGTCCCAGCCAAACTTAGCGGCTCCCTGGTGGTAGCAGTCGCGCAGCTTTTTGCTGGAGAAAGGCTTGCCCATATTCTGGTCTTTCTCAGCATAGTTGCGAATGCGGAAGTCCAGCGGGTCCAGGCCCGCCTCGTAGGCCATTTCATCCATGGCTACTTCCAGGGCAAAAGAACCGGTGGCAGCCCCGGGGGCGCGCATGTCCAGGGGGGTATACACATCCAGCTCAGCTAACTGGTAGCCCAGCTTCACGTTGTCGCACTGGTACAGCATGCCCGACCAGTTCACCACGTTCTCGGTGTATTCCTCGAATCGGGAGGTTTCATGCAGGGCGTGGTGCTGCACGGCCGCCAGACTGCCATCGGGGTTGGTGCCAAGCTTCAGGTACTGAAGCGTATGGGGGCGGTGACCGAAGCTAAACATCTGCTGGCGCGTGAGGGTAACCCGCACTGAGCGTTTCAGCTCCAGCGCCGCCAGCACCGACATAAACAGCTGATACTGGGGCCGCAGCCCGGAGCCGAAGCCCCCACCCATGAAGTGGTTTATTACGCGCGCTTCCTTTTTGCTCAGCCCAAAAATCTTACTGATGTACTGCTGACAGTTGTACACGCCCTGGGTTTTGTCGTAGGCCGTGATGGTACCATCAGCGTGGTACTCCGTGGTGGTGGCAAACAGCTCCATAGGGTTGTGGTGCTGAGCGCCGTGCACATACTCGTGCTCAATGCGGTGCGCGGCCTTTTTCCACTCTTTATCAGGCTTGCCACGGGGCGGAGGCGGGGGCATGAAACCAGTCTTACCACTACCGGGCATGAAGCCTTCCCGGCGCTTTAGCTCAATGTCCGTTTCGTGGTCTTCCTCTTCATACTCAATCTCAAGAATAGAGGCCGCGTAGCGGGCTACCTCAAATGTATCGGCTACTACCAGCGCAATGGGCTGCTGGTTGAACTTGATTTCGTTGTCGTGGAGGGGCCGGAAGGGAGAACCGCCGGGCGCTACGTCGTCTTTGTAGTTGCGGTCGAACCAGGCCAGGTTAGGCACATTCTCATGCGAGAAAACTGCCAGCACGCCCGGAATTTTCAGCACCGGCTTAGAGTGCACCTTGATAATCCGGCCTTTGGCAATGGGGCTGCTCACCACTACGCCGTAGGTCAGGTTAGGCACGTTAAACTCGGCGGAGTACTTGGCCGCGCCGGTTACCTTGGCCGGACCATCAACGCGACTCGTGGGTTTCCCGATGTA from Hymenobacter taeanensis encodes:
- a CDS encoding xanthine dehydrogenase family protein molybdopterin-binding subunit, whose amino-acid sequence is MSQYTNYIGKPTSRVDGPAKVTGAAKYSAEFNVPNLTYGVVVSSPIAKGRIIKVHSKPVLKIPGVLAVFSHENVPNLAWFDRNYKDDVAPGGSPFRPLHDNEIKFNQQPIALVVADTFEVARYAASILEIEYEEEDHETDIELKRREGFMPGSGKTGFMPPPPPRGKPDKEWKKAAHRIEHEYVHGAQHHNPMELFATTTEYHADGTITAYDKTQGVYNCQQYISKIFGLSKKEARVINHFMGGGFGSGLRPQYQLFMSVLAALELKRSVRVTLTRQQMFSFGHRPHTLQYLKLGTNPDGSLAAVQHHALHETSRFEEYTENVVNWSGMLYQCDNVKLGYQLAELDVYTPLDMRAPGAATGSFALEVAMDEMAYEAGLDPLDFRIRNYAEKDQNMGKPFSSKKLRDCYHQGAAKFGWDRRNPRPRSMREGNMLVGWGMAGGVWDASQQKAAAKAVLTADGHLKVTSAAGENGTGTYTIMTQIAAEYLGLPIEAVTFKLGDTDMPEAPVQGGSWTAASVGTAVKSVCEAIGEKLFKLAQKMKGSPLKKAKFEDVEFVNGQIRLRHDPNQSVVIKDVLQASGKEQLEANTSAMPNYLKQMPYSMHSHNAVFAEVKVDEDLGTVHVTRVVNAVAAGRILNAKTARSQVLGSVVWGISMALMEETVMDHKFGRYMNHNYAEYHIPVNADIHDIDVIFVEEEDDIVNPLGVKGIGEVGLLGVAAAITNAVFHATGKRVRTLPVMLDKLL